The following proteins are encoded in a genomic region of Rattus rattus isolate New Zealand chromosome 2, Rrattus_CSIRO_v1, whole genome shotgun sequence:
- the Rin1 gene encoding LOW QUALITY PROTEIN: ras and Rab interactor 1 (The sequence of the model RefSeq protein was modified relative to this genomic sequence to represent the inferred CDS: inserted 1 base in 1 codon), translated as MCTPVPWGLDSLPESQEKLKELPAMEDPGETGAHPLGATSLNFVPGYQQEEKPSPDPLYDTPDARGVQAGGSQQPARTVSLRERLLITRPVWLQLRANAAAALHVLRTEPPGTFLVRKSNTRQCQTLCVRLPEASGPSFVSSHYIQESPGGISLEGSELTFPDLVQLICAYCHTRDILLLPLRLPRAIHQAATHKELEAISHLGMEFWSSSLNTKNQQRPSEAPQIPRLKARSPQELDQGTGAALCFFNPLFPXDLGPTKREKFKRSFKVRVSTETSSPLSPPAVPPPPVPVLPGTSSSQTERLPPRQLLQRESSVGYRVPGSAAGPSLPPLPSLQEVDCCSPSSSEEEGSSGSPTTSPRLSRPRHQRPLLRSMSSAFCSLLAPERQVGRAATMLMQNRYTAVGQLVQDLLTQVRVGPEPRELQGIRQALSRARAMLSAELGPEKLLPPERLELVLEKSLHRSVLKPLRPILAARLRRRLSTDGSLGRLAEGFRMARTQGPGAFGSHLNLSSPVEIEPVRQKLLQLLRAYSPSAQIKWLLQACKLLYTALKTQAGENAGADEFLPLLSLVLAQCDLPDLLLEAEYMSELLEPTLLTGEGGYYLTSLSASLALLSGLSQAHALPLSPAQELQRSLALWEQRRLPATHNFQHLLRVAYQDPSTGCTSKTLAVPPGSSIATLSQLCATKFRVIQPDAFGLFLYKDQGYHRLPPEALVHRLPTTGYLIYRRAERPETQRAATEKTKTGNERPEAGAWEEEKGGLNGEGKSEIAVDQEGKDQARGGHVQLEEQKAEGSPALEE; from the exons ATGTGCACGCCTGTGCCTTGGGGGTTGGATTCTCTTCCTGAGTCCCAGGAGAAGCTGAAGGAGCTCCCAGCCATGGAAGACCCTGGTGAGACCGGAGCACACCCTCTGGGAGCCACCAGCCTGAACTTTGTACCTGGGTACCAACAGGAAGAAAA GCCATCTCCAGACCCACTGTATGACACACCTGATGCCAGAGGGGTTCAGGCAGGCGGGTCCCAGCAACCAGCACGCACAGTGAGCTTGCGGGAGCGGCTGCTGATCACCCGGCCTGTGTGGTTACAGCTGCGGGCCAACGCTGCAGCCGCACTGCACGTGCTGAGGACAGAGCCTCCGGGG ACCTTCCTGGTGCGGAAATCTAACACTCGCCAGTGCCAGACTCTATGTGTGCGGCTGCCAGAAGCTAGTGGCCCCTCTTTTGTCTCCAGCCACTATATCCAAGAGAGTCCTGGCG GCATCTCTTTGGAGGGCTCAGAGCTCACATTCCCGGACCTGGTCCAGCTCATCTGTGCATACTGTCATACCAG GGAcattcttctcctccctctccgaCTCCCCAGAGCCATTCATCAGGCAGCCACCCACAAAGAGCTGGAGGCTATCTCCCATCTGGGCATGG AGTTCTGGAGTTCCTCTCTCAACACCAAGAACCAACAGAGACCTTCAGAAGCTCCGCAGATACCCCGGCTGAAGGCTCGCTCCCCTCAAGAGCTGGATCAGGGCACTGGTGCAGCCCTCTGCTTCTTCAACCCCCTCTTCC GGGATCTGGGCCCCACCAAACGTGAGAAATTCAAGAGGAGTTTCAAAGTGCGTGTATCCACAGAGACCTCCAGCCCTCTGTCTCCACCTGCTGTGCCGCCTCCTCCAGTCCCGGTTCTGCCAGGGACATCTTCCAGCCAAACGGAAAGACTGCCCCCTCGACAGCTGCTGCAGAGGGAGAGCTCAGTGGGATACCGTGTGCCAGGAAGTGCTGCTGGCCCTAGTCTTCCTCCCCTACCTTCACTTCAGGAGGTGGACTGCTGCTCCCCCAGCAGCTCAGAGGAGGAGGGTTCTTCAGGAAGCCCTACAACCTCCCCACGCCTAAGCCGCCCAAGGCACCAGCGGCCTCTGCTTCGGTCCATGAGttctgctttctgctctctgcTGGCACCAGAGAGGCAGGTGGGCCGGGCAGCTACAATGCTAATGCAAAACCGATACACAGCTGTGGGTCAGCTAGTGCAGGACCTACTGACCCAGGTTCGGGTTGGTCCTGAGCCCCGGGAGTTGCAAGGCATCCGCCAGGCCCTGAGTCGGGCACGGGCCATGCTGAGTGCAGAGCTGGGCCCTGAGAAACTGCTACCACCGGAGCGGCTGG AATTGGTCCTGGAGAAATCCCTGCATCGCTCTGTTCTCAAGCCTCTTCGACCCATTCTAGCTGCCCGCCTGCGGCGCCGACTTTCCACAGACGGTTCCCTTGGCCGCCTAGCTGAGGGCTTCCGCATGGCCCGGACCCAGGGGCCTGGAGCCTTCGGGTCCCACCTGAACCTTTCTTCCCCAGTGGAGATAGAACCAGTGCGTCAGAAGCTGCTGCAGCTCCTTCGTGCCTACTCGCCTAGTGCCCAGATCAAGTGGCTCCTGCAGGCCTGCAAGTTGCTATACACAGCCCTGAAAACCCAGGCAG GGGAGAATGCAGGCGCTGATGAGTTCCTGCCTCTCTTGAGCCTTGTCTTGGCCCAGTGCGACCTTCCTGACCTCCTGTTAGAAGCTGAGTATATGTCAGAGCTACTGGAACCCACGTTGCTCACTGGGGAGG GCGGCTACTACCTGACTAGCCTCTCAGCCAGCCTGGCCTTGTTGAGTGGCCTAAGCCAGGCCCACGCACTGCCACTCAGCCCTGCCCAGGAGCTCCAACGTTCTCTGGCCCTCTGGGAACAGCGCCGCCTGCCGGCCACCCACAACTTCCAG CACCTCCTCCGAGTAGCCTACCAGGACCCCAGCACAGGTTGCACCTCCAAGACCTTGGCTGTGCCCCCGGGGTCTTCGATTGCCACCCTGAGTCAACTCTGTGCCACCAAGTTCCGAGTGATCCAACCGGATGCATTTGGCCTCTTTCTCTACAAGGACCAGGGCTACCATCGCCTGCCCCCTGAAGCCCTAGTCCACAGGCTTCCCACAACTGGTTACCTCATCTACCGCCGGGCAGAGCGCCCCGAGACCCAGAGGGCTGCAACAGAGAAGACCAAGACAGGAAATGAGaggccagaggcaggagcatgggaggaggagaaagggggtctAAATGGTGAAGGGAAATCTGAGATAGCTGTTGACCAAGAAGGCAAGGATCAGGCCAGAGGAGGTCACGTGCAGCTAGAGGAACAAAAGGCAGAGGGAAGCCCGGCTTTAGAAGAGTAG